Genomic DNA from Candidatus Methylomirabilota bacterium:
GCTGCTCTCCTACACGGAAAGCGGACTTCTTTCGCCGAGCGAGAGGGGCCGTCTGACCGCCCGCTGAAGCCGAGAGAGTGCTCATGCGACGAACGTGGCCCGTCACGGCCGTCACCCTCGTGTTGCTCGTTGTGCATGGCTCAGCCAGCGCCGCCGAGCGCCGGCCGTGGGTCACCCTGACCGATTGCCGGTACATGGCGGCCAAGGACAATGACGGGGACAGCTTTCGCGTGCGCTGTGGCTCCCGCGACTTCCATCTCCGGCTCTATTTCGTGGACGCACCGGAGACCAACCTCCGCTACGCGGAGCGGACGCGCGAGCAGAGCGAACATTTCGGTGTCACGCTGGACGAGACCATGAAGGCCGGGGCCAGGGCCAGAGACACGGTGCAGGGGATGTTGCGAGAGCCGTTTGTCGTGCGGACGCGCTGGGCGACGGCGGGGGGCCGTGGCAGAGAGCCGCGTTACTACGCGTTGGTCGAGGTAGGCGGCCGGAGCCTGGTGGAGGTGCTGGTCAGCCGGGGGTTGGCGCGCCCCAAGGGCGTGTCTCTGGCGCTGCCGACCGGTGAGAAGGCTCGGGCATACGTGGAGCGGCTGGAGGCGCTGGAGCGCGACGCCCGGCAGAAGCGGCTCGGCATCTGGGCCACGTCGACGGACGCGACAACCGACTCGCCGACGCGATGACAGACCGGATCGACCGGGCGGCCTATCCGTTTCGGAGTCGCCGGGTAGACCTATCGATGACACGCCGTCCGATGCTCAAGGAGGACCCCGATGGCGAAATTCGAGAAGAACCAATGCGGAATCGAGGCCGTGAAGGCCACCTACAAGCCCCCGACGACGGTGAGTGTGACCGTCAAAAACACTGGAACCTGCCCGGTGACCGTCTCGTTGGGTCGCGAAGGAGCATCCGCGGAGCGAGCGAGCGGCCAGTCAGATCCCGAAGATGCCGACCCGTTGATTCTCCAGGCCACCAAGGTTGAGCAAGTCCTCATCGCGTGTGGCAGTGCCGCGTCGGAGAACCCCAAGTGCAGCTTCGAGTACAAGCTCACCGCCGGATAGGGGCCACCACGGGCTCGCGGGTGGTCGAGGATGGCCGGATCGCCTCGGAGCGGATCCACTGGGACCAGGCGTGGGTGCTCGCCCAGGTCGGCCTGCTCGACCCGTCCAGGCTGCCCATCGCGGGAAGTCGAGACGGCCCGGAAGGTGGTGGACCCGAGCTGCCCTCGAACGAATTGATGAAGCGGACTCTCCCGGACGAGCGACTGTAGGCCGCTCTTGTCGCGACCGCCGGCAGCTCCTATCATCCCTGGTAGCGAGAGGCGCCCAGCGTGACGCGGATGGTCGATCCCAAGTCGGTGGCGGGCAAGGCGCCCGGCGTGGAGCGCCGGGTGTCGCTGGTCGTGGTCGGGGCGGGCCCGGCCGGCATCGCGGCCGCCACCGAGGCGGCGCGAGCGGGAATCGAGGTCCTCCTCGTCGACGAGCACCCCGTCGACGTCAACATGATGGCGATGGACGTGCCGCTCTACTTCGGCCAGCGCATGAGCGCGGCGGTGCGCGACCGGGGGACGATGCTCGAGCGCGTGGTGCAGTCGAGTCCGCAGCTCGAGGCGGCCTACGACGCCGGCGTCGACGTGCAGCTCGGGGTCTACGTCTGGGGCGCCTTTCGG
This window encodes:
- a CDS encoding thermonuclease family protein, with the protein product MRRTWPVTAVTLVLLVVHGSASAAERRPWVTLTDCRYMAAKDNDGDSFRVRCGSRDFHLRLYFVDAPETNLRYAERTREQSEHFGVTLDETMKAGARARDTVQGMLREPFVVRTRWATAGGRGREPRYYALVEVGGRSLVEVLVSRGLARPKGVSLALPTGEKARAYVERLEALERDARQKRLGIWATSTDATTDSPTR